From one Lycium ferocissimum isolate CSIRO_LF1 chromosome 5, AGI_CSIRO_Lferr_CH_V1, whole genome shotgun sequence genomic stretch:
- the LOC132057145 gene encoding LOW QUALITY PROTEIN: kinesin-like protein KIN-10B (The sequence of the model RefSeq protein was modified relative to this genomic sequence to represent the inferred CDS: substituted 2 bases at 2 genomic stop codons): MQMNGPKTCQAENFSTPGKIQQLESNLVTKVRVIVRVRPFLPPEINSIDGKAISCVSVLNAECEPSEDVTVHLKDYESSRNECXKLDAFFAQDNNNIIQIFGKEVSPLIPGILHGHNVTVFAYGAGSGKTYTLLLMQGTENHPGLMPLAMSSIFLKSKGKSTIEISYYEIYMDRCYDLLELKEKEIFILDDKDGQIHLKGLAQVTVNSMSEFQEAFSCAVQRRKVAHTGVNDVSSRSHAVLTVYVSTPSCDDTGNVVTGKLNLIDLAGNEDNRRTCNTGIRLQQSAKINQSLFALSNVIYALNNNQARIPYRESKLTRVLQDSLGGTSRALMIACLNPGEYQESLHTVSLAARSRCISNFIASAQKGDTPKVKVDMEAKLRPWLESKGKTKSTQRTGTIDSPFISKTPNSVCSTRKLGLFESSSKQKSIIKQGASSIKKRDPDGACRNLFDNGYRSNLVVEARGLADTGGQREEKKFEVFSXRVVPDSNTAVHDEKPNAEEKVSIVDCFSSLKACEVTPRKVLSPINSNINNENMSSRDQIHIVSNQQTPMSPFGLNSFDENIPALGTPLNKFSAQSSNLKNSLVQEYIELLNTASKEELVAIKGIGQKMAEYIIELRETSPMKSLDDLEKIGLSSKQVHNLFRWAARGVLG; encoded by the exons ATGCAAATGAATGGTCCTAAAACATGTCAAGCAGAAAACTTTTCAACTCCTGGAAAAATACAGCAGTTAGAATCCAATCTGGTCACAAAAGTTAGAGTTATTGTTAGAGTTCGCCCCTTTCTTCCTCCAGAAATCAACTCAATAGATGGAAAAGCAATATCTTGTGTTTCTGTTCTCAACGCAGAATGTGAGCCTTCTGAGGATGTCACAGTTCATCTCAAAGATTATGAGAGTAG TCGTAATGAATGCTAAAAGTTGGATGCTTTTTTTGCTCaagacaacaacaatataattcAAATATTTGGCAAAGAAGTCAGTCCTTTGATCCCTGGGATATTACATGGTCACAATGTCACAGTGTTTGCTTATGGCGCAGGGAGTGGCAAAACTT ATACCTTGTTGCTGATGCAGGGAACTGAAAACCACCCCGGTCTAATGCCACTCGCAATGTCCTCTATTTTCTTGAAGAGCAAGGGGAAAAGTACCATAGAAATATCATACTATGAAATATACATGGATAGGTGCTATGATCTACTTGAACTGAAGGAGAAGGAAATTTTCATATTGGACGACAAAGATGGGCAGATTCATCTCAAAGGACTTGCACAAGTTACTGTCAATTCCATGTCAGAGTTTCAAGAGGCGTTTTCTTGTGCGGTTCAGAGGAGAAAAGTCGCACATACGGGTGTTAATGATGTCTCTAGCAGAAGCCATGCTGTGCTCACAGTTTATGTTTCTACTCCTAGCTGTGATGATACTGGGAATGTCGTTACTGGAAAATTGAACCTTATTGACTTGGCAG GGAACGAAGACAATAGAAGAACTTGCAACACTGGAATTCGTTTACAACAGAGTGCTAAGATCAACCAGTCATTATTTGCATTGTCAAATGTAATTTATGCATTGAACAACAATCAAGCACGAATACCCTATAGAGAAAGCAAATTGACAAGGGTATTGCAAGACTCTCTTGGAGGAACAAGCCGTGCTTTGATGATCGCTTGCTTG AACCCTGGTGAGTACCAAGAATCTCTTCATACGGTTAGTTTAGCAGCAAGGTCAAGATGCATATCCAATTTTATTGCCTCAGCACAAAAAGGAGATACTCCAAAGGTCAAAGTTGACATGGAGGCAAAGCTTCGCCCATGGCTAGAATCCAAAGGCAAGACAAAAAGTACTCAAAGAACTGGGACAATTGATTCTCCATTTATTAGCAAAACTCCAAATTCTGTATGCTCTACCAGAAAGCTTGGTTTGTTTGAGAGCTCTTCAAAGCAAAAGTCCATCATTAAACAAGGCGCTTCAAGCATAAAAAAGAG GGATCCAGATGGAGCTTGTAGAAATCTATTTGATAATGGATACCGGTCAAACTTAGTAGTGgag GCTCGGGGCCTTGCTGATACTGGTGgacaaagagaagaaaagaagtttGAGGTTTTCTCTTAAAGGGTTGTCCCTGATTCTAATACAGCGGTGCATG ATGAAAAACCCAATGCAGAGGAGAAAGTGAGTATTGTTGATTGTTTCAGCTCCCTTAAAGCGTGTGAGGTTACCCCTAGGAAGGTCCTTTCTCCCATCAACTCCAACATAAACAATGAGAATATGTCCTCAAGAGATCAAATACACATTGTCAGCAATCAACAGACTCCCATGTCACCTTTTGGTTTAAACAGTTTTGATGAGAATATACCAGCGTTAGGAACTCCTCTTAATAAGTTCAGTGCACAAAGTTCTAACTTGAAG AACTCTCTAGTCCAGGAGTACATTGAGTTATTGAACACAGCCAGCAA GGAGGAACTCGTGGCAATAAAG GGAATTGGACAAAAGATGGCTGAATACATTATTGAACTAAGGGAAACAAGCCCAATGAAATCA CTAGATGACTTGGAGAAGATTGGACTGTCATCAAAGCAG GTACATAACTTATTCAGGTGGGCTGCAAGAGGAGTACTGGGATGA
- the LOC132057144 gene encoding mitochondrial import inner membrane translocase subunit Tim9-like produces the protein MEKSMLGDVGSLSEADQLRMTAMIDQLQVRDSLRMYNSLVERCFTDCVDNFRSKKLDKQEETCVTRCAEKFLKHSMRVGLRFAELNQGAATQD, from the exons atggagaagagTATGTTAGGTGATGTGGGTTCTCTTTCTGAAGCTGACCAACTTAGAATGACTGCTATGATTGATCAGCTTCAAGTTCGTGACag CTTGAGAATGTATAATTCCCTGGTGGAGAGATGTTTCACGGACTGCGTAGACAATTTCAGGTCAAAAAAATTAGATAAACAAGAGGAAACCTGTGTTACGCGATGTGCTGAGAAGTTCTTGAAGCATTCGATGCGTGTTGGTTTGAGGTTTGCGGAGCTTAACCAAGGTGCAGCAACACAAGATTAA